DNA sequence from the Urocitellus parryii isolate mUroPar1 chromosome 12, mUroPar1.hap1, whole genome shotgun sequence genome:
ggtaagcccgacagcagggctgcctcctgggtgtccacacagtggaaggcaggagacacagccaaccccagggctatggtgggaaatagagaagagagaggtccgtcttaagggcttgacctgaggagggagagcatcagctaTGTCCAGCttccgtggtgagtgggcctgtgtattgtgggttttgcaggccagaagtgcagacggaagtgctgtggacagatgaaggcagagatatgtccagggtgcaggctgcagtgcctagaacttggtattctcaatgagtgaagttggagcagaggaggtggcagtgacttgtcacatgtgtaggaggggatgtgttcctggtggcagggaagagaacctccttagcatgactaggtgtaggaatttggggtcgggatcacctggggggtcatgccaaagcttcggaatgttaggctttgcatgtatgtaaatgcggagctaaaggggttcttggcagaatttctatggatgtgcagtagacacgctaacgctgcaggtgtccagctgcagaggagacatgttcagtgactgccagtgctgagtcaagtacatcattacaaccagacccgcaccgagcttccagaggccagggcctctcaaagctatcatgaagcactcaagtgcacactcttgtatctgagtctgttttgtgtcgtggcagtcaggacccaaattttcagtgcatctgcctcttccacccacaaaggcagcctgcatcccagatcacacttggtgcgcagatccctggcccattgctctcatctcagtgagatgagagtgtgtctgtgcataggcagtttggtcctttgacatgagtggaatgtggctccccagggggaggggagatggcaggtacaggcagatatttgtaccaggattgttctagtagcacattgcaagaacccaggtggtatatggaggacacactcaggtagcaggataacaagattgtgcccttgtatatgtagctgagatttctcctgaatgtttgaccacagtcttctgggtagctcttctaaaagccattctctgatgacatttgtcccaccctgatccaggtgacctttcaggagacggtgacaagcctcatccgcagggccttggaccaaaatttgttgcagcatgaggatgtggacaactttgagctgctgtatatgatgtctgaggatgagagtaagtaggacaatcagacagtggggagacatgatccacagtgggctcaggataactgacagccaagagaaagtgggccttggccccaaaataccaaagtgtgatgggcctggcggagactctcaggggttgtgggtgttttgtggtataatccttgagtgccacctaacaattctctccacttcgctctgcagaaatcaaggtctctgaccactcactcgtgtgtctgtccatgaatctgggagtacaatatttcatcgtgaggaaacgcccccaggtcaagggaaaggaggtaaacacctaccttattcaagctgtgcatgtgctgccattccactccgacctgaggaaataagaagcctcagcacctggacatatttgctggaagcccatagagccaactgacagtgtggggtggctttctgtttctgggtttgctgatgttccatcccccacagttctcagaatcaacctgcaagtcctccaggccgctttcccacaagcaggtgggagacacctgcttaattcgtgtccacttagaaacacaaagtccagagatggccaagagtgttctggtaagcctgggagcaggggtgtcccgtggtgcttacacctgggtggggagcagacactggtccaataccatggactactcatgccctcttgaatttggagcttctggatgatcaggaggatagatgggaatcaagaagggagaggtcagtgtgaagggctggagctgagatgagcgagtgcagcagcttgtccactgccatgtctgagggagtctgtgtgtcaggtggcagcatgcagtccagaagggcagggacaggtatgggtgacagatgagaataggacaggaactaggttgcaggttcccttgtatgggatgctgacgtctatggaggaggacagcagtgtgaggttctccgtgttccttgaacaaggagctgagagagtctctctgcagagtcgatatggatgtggagcaagcacactaaatgtccaggtaacccaatgaccacccttgccggatgaggtgccctcctacatcccagccagcactgagcctctggaggccaggagctctcgtggctatctttcagcactcctgtgtgtggtcatgttcctgggtctgtttttggccctggcaatccagaccaaagcctctaggttttgtgcctaggccattcccaatgccgcctgcatcctcgggcatacctgggatcttggaggctattgtcccattcctcccaacttgtgggatgagattgcatctgtatgcaggtagtggggtcctttcactccgagaggagtgcagctccacaaagagcaatggcaggcccaggaagtcctatgtacaaggattgggctagtagcctgtgggaagagcccacacgatgagcaggaggtcagcctcaggtagtagggtcatgggtgttgcacttgtatttagagcggaggtgcctccagaatgcccctgcccactgtccttgagtagtcacttcaaggcccatttcctgaaggcctgtctcccatgctgctccaggtgacctgccaggatagggctcctgttgtcatccgcagcgccctggacctacacttccttactgaggagaatccagaggattatgagctgggccaaatcatctctcgccgtcagagtaagtgagacaatcagatagcagagagcaagggtcaggatgtggactcaggtcaactcttagcaacaaagagtagtctctgacccccaagaacactccaacaggtgtgttgggttcgtgcacaaagccaactgc
Encoded proteins:
- the LOC144249560 gene encoding ral guanine nucleotide dissociation stimulator-like, encoding MNLGVQYFIVRKRPQVKGKEFSESTCKSSRPLSHKQVGDTCLIRVHLETQSPEMAKSVLVTCQDRAPVVIRSALDLHFLTEENPEDYELGQIISRRQKLRIPAEANVFYAKNPHKKSNFVLRKRSLSQKNDGWIQPQPPSRPGKKAPALLRMLAKPFCCCVPGRG